Proteins from a single region of Nitrospirota bacterium:
- a CDS encoding four helix bundle protein, translating into MESYQELEVWKKAIELVTEIYKITKTFPNEEIYALTNQIRRAAISIPANIAEGWGRNMTKEYIQFLRIARGSLLELETHLIVSKNLQYLNSQALEIILQKTQEINKMLNSFL; encoded by the coding sequence ATGGAATCATATCAGGAACTGGAAGTGTGGAAGAAGGCTATAGAACTTGTAACGGAGATTTACAAAATAACAAAAACATTTCCTAATGAAGAAATCTATGCTTTGACAAACCAGATTCGACGAGCAGCAATTTCAATTCCAGCAAATATAGCTGAAGGATGGGGACGGAATATGACAAAAGAGTATATTCAGTTTCTGAGAATTGCCAGAGGTTCTTTATTAGAATTGGAAACTCATCTTATAGTATCAAAAAATCTGCAATATCTAAACAGCCAGGCATTGGAAATAATACTACAAAAAACCCAAGAGATAAACAAAATGCTCAATTCTTTTCTTTGA